One window of Medicago truncatula cultivar Jemalong A17 chromosome 2, MtrunA17r5.0-ANR, whole genome shotgun sequence genomic DNA carries:
- the LOC11442954 gene encoding LEC14B homolog, whose product MNKDTSNCMNDGSGSSNESSGSGMDGEGASYLVHEIAQITKLRSSPHENLSRVVPGMGKLPASTVRMLVGREGNFSGRGKFSAADRCHMSSRYLPTKGPWIVDRMGSRAYVSQFSDDGSLFIAGFQGSHIRIYDVDKDWKVKKDISARNLRWTITDTSLSPDRQYLVYASMSPIIHIVNAGSATTESVANVTEVHDGLNFSSDNDNDEFGIFSIKFSTDGRELVSGTSESSICVYDLGADKLSLRIPAHLSDVNTVCFADESGHLIYSGSDDSFCKVWDRRCFVAKGQPAGILMGHLEGITFINSRGDGRYLISNGKDQTTKLWDIRKMSSNAMNLGLGDDEWDYRWMDYPKYARNLRHPQDQSLATYQGHSVLRTLVRCYFSPSYSTGQKYIYTGSSDGSVYIYDLVSGEQVAKLDHHEAPLRDCSWHPFYPMLISSAWDGDIVRWEFPGNGQPPAPPPNRRSTGVRIRAEREMLLEFRSMLRLRTMVIYPAMIIECMCFNENKIYFNNKFYT is encoded by the exons ATGAACAAAGATACAAGTAACTGTATGAATGATGGTAGTGGTAGCAGTAATGAATCTAGTGGAAGTGGAATGGATGGAGAAGGAGCAAGTTATCTTGTTCATGAAATTGCACAGATCACAAAACTTAGGTCAAGTCCACATGAGAATTTGAGTCGGGTTGTTCCTGGTATGGGGAAATTACCTGCATCAACTGTAAGAATGTTGGTAGGCAGAGAAGGTAATTTTTCTGGAAGAGGGAAATTTTCAGCAGCTGATCGGTGTCATATGTCGAGCCGCTATTTGCCTACCAAAGGTCCTTGGATTGTCGATCGGATGGGAAGTCGTGCTTATGTTTCGCAGTTTTCAGATGATGGTTCTCTTTTTATAGCTGGATTTCAG GGAAGCCACATCAGAATCTATGATGTTGACAAGGACTGGAAAGTTAAGAAAGACATCTCTGCTAGAAACTTACGGTGGACAATTACTGATACATCTCTCTCACCTGATCGACAATATCTT GTTTATGCTAGCATGTCACCAATTATCCATATTGTCAATGCAGGATCGGCTACAACAGAGTCAGTAGCAAATGTGACA GAAGTTCATGATGGATTAAATTTCTCTtctgataatgataatgatgaattTGGGATTTTCTCTATCAAATTTTCAACGGATGGGCGAGAGCTTGTGTCTGGAACTAGTGAAAGTTCAATATGTGTGTATGATCTTGGAGCAGACAAACTTAGCCTCAGAATTCCTGCTCACCTG TCTGATGTTAACACCGTCTGCTTTGCTGATGAATCTGGTCATCTCATATATTCTGGAAGTGATGATAGTTTCTGCAAG GTGTGGGATAGGCGTTGCTTTGTCGCAAAAGGACAACCTGCTGGCATCTTAATGGGGCATTTAGAAGGCATTACATTCATTAATAGTCGCGGGGATGGCCGCTATTTAATTTCTAATGGAAAAGACCAAACTACCAAGCTATGGGACATAAGGAAGATGTCTTCTAATGCCATGAA TCTGGGCCTTGGAGATGACGAGTGGGACTACCGGTGGATGGACTATCCTAAATATGCAAGAAATTTAAGGCATCCCCAGGACCAGTCATTGGCAACATATCAAGGCCACTCCGTGTTGCGTACTCTAGTTCGGTGTTATTTCTCACCATCATATAG CACTGGTCAAAAATACATTTACACTGGATCTAGTGATGGCTCTGTCTATATATATGACCTG GTGAGTGGAGAACAAGTTGCGAAACTTGATCATCATGAAGCACCTTTAAGAGATTGCAGCTGGCATCCTTTCTATCCAATGCTGATATCTTCAGCTTGGGATGGTGACATTGTTAGGTGGGAATTTCCTGGAAATGGTCAACCTCCTGCTCCTCCTCCAAATAGAAGATCCACTGGAGTTCGTATTAGAG